A part of Antechinus flavipes isolate AdamAnt ecotype Samford, QLD, Australia chromosome 6, AdamAnt_v2, whole genome shotgun sequence genomic DNA contains:
- the LOC127541945 gene encoding keratin-associated protein 5-5-like isoform X2 has product MSCCGCSGGCGSSCGGCGSSCGGCGSSCCVPVCCCKPVCCCVPACSCSSCGCGSSCGGCKGGCGSSCGGCKGGCGSSCGGCCQSSCCKPCCCQSSCCGGCCQSSCCKPCCCQSSCCKPCCCQSSCCKPCCCQSSCCKPCCCQSSCCKPCCCQSSCCAPVCCQCKI; this is encoded by the exons ATGAGCTGCTGTGGCTGTTCAGGAGGCTGTGGCTCCAGCTGTGGGGGCTGTGGCTCCAGCTGTGGGGGCTGTGGCTCCAGCTGCTGTGTGCCTGTCTGCTGCTGCAAACCTGTGTGCTGCTGTGTGCCAGCCTGCTCCTGCTCTAGCTGTG GCTGTGGTTCCAGCTGTGGGGGCTGCAAGGGAGGCTGTGGCTCCAGCTGTGGGGGCTGCAAGGGAGGCTGTGGCTCCAGCTGTGGGGGCTGCTGTCAGTCCAGCTGCTGCAAACCTTGCTGCTGCCAATCCAGCT GCTGTGGGGGTTGTTGCCAGTCCAGCTGCTGCAAGCCCTGCTGCTGCCAGTCCAGCTGCTGCAAGCCCTGCTGCTGCCAGTCCAGCTGCTGCAAGCCCTGCTGCTGCCAGTCCAGCTGCTGCAAGCCCTGCTGCTGCCAGTCCAGCTGCTGCAAGCCCTGCTGCTGCCAGTCCAGCTGCTGTGCCCCTGTTTGCTGCCAGTGTAAGATCTGA
- the LOC127541945 gene encoding keratin-associated protein 5-5-like isoform X1: MSCCGCSGGCGSSCGGCGSSCGGCGSSCCVPVCCCKPVCCCVPACSCSSCGGGCKGGCGSSCGGCKGGCGSSCGGCKGGCGSSCGGCKGGCGSSCGGCKGGCGSSCGGCKGGCGSSCGGCCQSSCCKPCCCQSSCCKPVCCCVPACSCSSCGGGCGGCCQSSCCKPCCCQSSCCKPCCCQSSCCKPCCCQSSCCKPCCCQSSCCKPCCCQSSCCAPVCCQCKI; this comes from the coding sequence ATGAGCTGCTGTGGCTGTTCAGGAGGCTGTGGCTCCAGCTGTGGGGGCTGTGGCTCCAGCTGTGGGGGCTGTGGCTCCAGCTGCTGTGTGCCTGTCTGCTGCTGCAAACCTGTGTGCTGCTGTGTGCCAGCCTGCTCCTGCTCTAGCTGTGGTGGAGGCTGCAAGGGAGGCTGTGGCTCCAGCTGTGGGGGCTGCAAGGGAGGCTGTGGCTCCAGCTGTGGGGGCTGCAAGGGAGGCTGTGGCTCCAGCTGTGGGGGCTGCAAGGGAGGCTGTGGTTCCAGCTGTGGGGGCTGCAAGGGAGGCTGTGGCTCCAGCTGTGGGGGCTGCAAGGGAGGCTGTGGCTCCAGCTGTGGGGGCTGCTGTCAGTCCAGCTGCTGCAAACCTTGCTGCTGCCAATCCAGCTGCTGCAAGCCTGTCTGCTGCTGTGTGCCTGCTTGCTCCTGCTCCAGCTGTGGTGGAGGCTGTGGGGGTTGTTGCCAGTCCAGCTGCTGCAAGCCCTGCTGCTGCCAGTCCAGCTGCTGCAAGCCCTGCTGCTGCCAGTCCAGCTGCTGCAAGCCCTGCTGCTGCCAGTCCAGCTGCTGCAAGCCCTGCTGCTGCCAGTCCAGCTGCTGCAAGCCCTGCTGCTGCCAGTCCAGCTGCTGTGCCCCTGTTTGCTGCCAGTGTAAGATCTGA
- the LOC127541945 gene encoding keratin-associated protein 5-2-like isoform X3: MSCCGCSGGCGSSCGGCGSSCGGCGSSCCVPVCCCKPVCCCVPACSCSSCGGGCKGGCGSSCGGCKGGCGSSCGGCKGGCGSSCGGCKGGCGSSCGCCQSSCCKPCCCQSSCCKPCCCQSSCCKPCCCQSSCCAPVCCQCKI; the protein is encoded by the exons ATGAGCTGCTGTGGCTGTTCAGGAGGCTGTGGCTCCAGCTGTGGGGGCTGTGGCTCCAGCTGTGGGGGCTGTGGCTCCAGCTGCTGTGTGCCTGTCTGCTGCTGCAAACCTGTGTGCTGCTGTGTGCCAGCCTGCTCCTGCTCTAGCTGTGGTGGAGGCTGCAAGGGAGGCTGTGGCTCCAGCTGTGGGGGCTGCAAGGGAGGCTGTGGCTCCAGCTGTGGGGGCTGCAAGGGAGGCTGTGGCTCCAGCTGTGGGGGCTGCAAGGGAGGCTGTGGTTCCAGCTGTG GCTGCTGCCAGTCCAGCTGCTGCAAGCCCTGCTGCTGCCAGTCCAGCTGCTGCAAGCCCTGCTGCTGCCAGTCCAGCTGCTGCAAGCCCTGCTGCTGCCAGTCCAGCTGCTGTGCCCCTGTTTGCTGCCAGTGTAAGATCTGA
- the LOC127541931 gene encoding keratin-associated protein 5-5-like isoform X2 → MSCCGCSGGCGSSCGGCGSSCGGCGSSCCVPVCCCKPVCCCVPACSCSSCGCGSSCGGCKGGCGSNCGGCKGGCGSSCGGCCQSSCCKPCCCQSSCCGGCCQSSCCKPCCCQSSCCKPCCCQSSCCKPCCCQSSCCKPCCCQSSCCKPCCCQSSCCAPVCCQCKI, encoded by the exons ATGAGCTGCTGTGGCTGTTCAGGAGGCTGTGGCTCCAGCTGTGGGGGCTGTGGCTCCAGCTGTGGGGGCTGTGGCTCCAGCTGCTGTGTGCCTGTCTGCTGCTGCAAACCTGTGTGCTGCTGTGTGCCAGCCTGCTCCTGCTCTAGCTGTG GCTGTGGTTCCAGCTGTGGGGGCTGCAAGGGAGGCTGTGGCTCCAACTGTGGGGGCTGCAAGGGAGGCTGTGGCTCCAGCTGTGGGGGCTGCTGTCAGTCCAGCTGCTGCAAACCTTGCTGCTGCCAATCCAGCT GCTGTGGGGGTTGTTGCCAGTCCAGCTGCTGCAAGCCCTGCTGCTGCCAGTCCAGCTGCTGCAAGCCCTGCTGCTGCCAGTCCAGCTGCTGCAAGCCCTGCTGCTGCCAGTCCAGCTGCTGCAAGCCCTGCTGCTGCCAGTCCAGCTGCTGCAAGCCCTGCTGCTGCCAGTCCAGCTGCTGTGCCCCTGTTTGCTGCCAGTGTAAGATCTGA
- the LOC127541931 gene encoding keratin-associated protein 5-5-like isoform X1: MSCCGCSGGCGSSCGGCGSSCGGCGSSCCVPVCCCKPVCCCVPACSCSSCGGGCKGGCGSSCGGCKGGCGSSCGGCKGGCGSSCGGCKGGCGSSCGGCKGGCGSNCGGCKGGCGSSCGGCCQSSCCKPCCCQSSCCGGCCQSSCCKPCCCQSSCCKPCCCQSSCCKPCCCQSSCCKPCCCQSSCCKPCCCQSSCCAPCCCKGGCGSSCGGCCQSSCCKPCCSQSSCCQSSCCKPVCCCVPACSCSSCGGGCGGGCQSSCCKPCCSQSSCCQSSCCKPVCCCVPACSCSSCGGGCGGCCQSSCCKPVCCCVPACSCSSCGGGCGGCCPSSCCKPCCSQSSCCQSSCCKPVCCCVPACSCSSCGGGCGGCCQSSCCKPCCSQSSCCKPCCC, translated from the exons ATGAGCTGCTGTGGCTGTTCAGGAGGCTGTGGCTCCAGCTGTGGGGGCTGTGGCTCCAGCTGTGGGGGCTGTGGCTCCAGCTGCTGTGTGCCTGTCTGCTGCTGCAAACCTGTGTGCTGCTGTGTGCCAGCCTGCTCCTGCTCTAGCTGTGGTGGAGGCTGCAAGGGAGGCTGTGGCTCCAGCTGTGGGGGCTGCAAGGGAGGCTGTGGCTCCAGCTGTGGGGGCTGCAAGGGAGGCTGTGGCTCCAGCTGTGGGGGCTGCAAGGGAGGCTGTGGTTCCAGCTGTGGGGGCTGCAAGGGAGGCTGTGGCTCCAACTGTGGGGGCTGCAAGGGAGGCTGTGGCTCCAGCTGTGGGGGCTGCTGTCAGTCCAGCTGCTGCAAACCTTGCTGCTGCCAATCCAGCT GCTGTGGGGGTTGTTGCCAGTCCAGCTGCTGCAAGCCCTGCTGCTGCCAGTCCAGCTGCTGCAAGCCCTGCTGCTGCCAGTCCAGCTGCTGCAAGCCCTGCTGCTGCCAGTCCAGCTGCTGCAAGCCCTGCTGCTGCCAGTCCAGCTGCTGCAAGCCCTGCTGCTGCCAGTCCAGCTGCTGTGCCCCT TGTT GCTGCAAGGGGGGTTGTGGCTCCAGCTGTGGGGGCTGCTGTCAGTCCAGCTGCTGTAAGCCCTGCTGTAGTCAGTCCAGCTGTTGCCAGTCCAGCTGTTGCAAGCCTGTCTGCTGCTGTGTGCCTGCTTGCTCCTGCTCCAGCTGTGGTGGAGGCTGTGGGGGTGGTTGCCAGTCCAGCTGCTGCAAACCCTGCTGCAGCCAGTCCAGCTGTTGCCAGTCCAGCTGCTGCAAGCCTGTCTGCTGCTGTGTGCCAGCCTGCTCCTGCTCCAGCTGTGGTGGAGGCTGTGGGGGTTGTTGCCAGTCCAGTTGCTGCAAGCCTGTCTGCTGCTGTGTGCCAGCCTGCTCCTGCTCCAGCTGTGGTGGAGGCTGTGGGGGTTGTTGCCCATCCAGCTGTTGCAAACCTTGCTGCAGCCAGTCCAGCTGTTGCCAGTCCAGCTGCTGCAAGCCTGTCTGCTGTTGTGTGCCTGCTTGCTCCTGCTCCAGCTGTGGGGGAGGCTGTGGGGGTTGTTGCCAGTCCAGCTGCTGCAAGCCCTGCTGTAGTCAGTCCAGCTGCTGCAAGCCCTGCTGCTGCTAG